The genomic DNA CAAAAATATTCGCGGCGTTGGCTACAAACTCGAAGTATAATGAAATCATTATCAACTAAAATCTTCCTTGGTTTTTTTCTGGTAATAATCATTTTTACCTCCCTGATTTTATTTTTCACCTTCAAAACCACTCGTGAACACTATATTGAGACTTTCTCGAAAGATTTGAGAAATCTTAATCTAACGATGATTAAACCTGTCAAACAATATTTGATTAGTACTGAATATGACGGTTTGCGTCAGTACATCAACGAACACGGCAAACATATCAATATCCGCCTAACAGTTGTTGATTCCACCGGCTTTGTCCTTGCAGATTCTAAATCCGACCCCATGTTGATGGAAAATCATATGTCTCGTCCCGAATTTCAAAATGCTTTGAAAGGTAGCAATGATGCTACTCTGCGATATTCCACTACAGTACATGATGAAATGCTTTATGTTGCAATTCCAATTTATGAAAGTGGGAATCTACTTGGCATTGCTCGCGTCAGTATGTTCCTAAGCGATATTGAAGCACTTACTACTCGCTTGTCTTCTGATATTATGAAAATTGCGGTTGTTATTTTGGTGCTTATACTCATCGGTATCCTTTTCTTTTCGAGAAACCTTAGTAAACCACTGGCTCAATTATCACAAGCATCTCGCAAAGTAGCACTTGGAGATTTTGATATAAAGGTCTTTATCAAAGGTCGAGATGAAATTAACGAACTTGCTGTAAACTTTAATCATATGACAGAGCGGCTCAAAGCTCTTTTTGATTTAGTAACTTCACAAAAAGAAGAGTATCAAACTGTTATTTCGTCAATTCAGGAAGGGTTAATCGTAACAGATACTTCAGGTAAAATACTGTTGTCTAATACGGGTTTTCATAATATTGTTAAGACTAATAATGTCAATAACAATTCCATCGAAAACATTTTCTTAGATGAACATGTCCTTGAACTATTCAGGTCGGTTCTCAAAAAGAAGAAGCCTCAGACAAATGAAATCCGAATCTATGATAATTATTACATCTGTAGTGCCAACTACATCGCATTGAAGAACGAAATCGTGCTTTTATTCCACGATATTACAAGTATCAAGCGATTAGAAACCATGAAAAAAGACTTCGTTGTAAATGTGTCGCATGAACTAAGAACACCTCTGACCGCCATTAAAGGCTTTGTGGAAACGCTCGAAGATGAAGCAAATGAACGGGATAAACATTACATCGAAATTATAAAACGCCATACAGACCGACTTATCAACATTGTTCAAGATTTGCTAAATTTGTCTGAACTTGAAGAACGACAATCCCAAGTTATGCTCTCCAAAGTGGATTTGAGAACTTTGCTCGAGAATCTGACCAAGATATTTGAATATAAATTATCCGAAAAAAATCTAAAGTTAATCATTCACGTTGACGAAGCCTTCCCGAAAATAAAAATTGACCCATTCAAAATGGAACAAGTTTTTGTAAATTTGATTGATAACGCAATAAAATACACAGATGTCGGATTTGTAAAAATAAGAGTCTATCAAAAAGACGAAAGGGCTATCATAGAAATTTCGGATAGCGGTGTAGGAATTCCCAAAGAGCACCATACAAGAATTTTTGAACGCTTTTATACTGTGGACAAGTCACGCTCCAAGAAGTATGGCGGGACGGGATTGGGACTATCCATCGTAAAGCATATAATACTGTTGCACAATGGTGAAATCACTGTAGAGAACAATCCTGACGGTGGTACAAGATTTGTCATATCAATTCCAATCAAGCTAAAAATTAAGCCAATTAGCTCCTAATTGCATTGATTGTAATATTTGATTTCCCTAATTAGTCCAAATTCCTTATTTTCGTTTGATTGAATTGGCAATTTGGCAGAATGAATATTAATAATCTAAATAATACAAACGATTTAATAGAAGATTTCGCGATTATTTCGCAAATACTCGCAGGAGACAGCAACTTATTCGCTAAGTTGGTCTCCAAGTATTCCCGTGTGGTTAAAAGTCTTATCCGCAAAATGATTCGCGACGAAGACGACATTGATGATTTAACCCAAGAGACCTTCATCAAAGCATATAAAGCCTTATCAAGTTTCAAGGAAGGATTTTCGTTTTCATCATGGATTTATAGAATTGCATC from Candidatus Kapaibacterium sp. includes the following:
- a CDS encoding cell wall metabolism sensor histidine kinase WalK, encoding MKSLSTKIFLGFFLVIIIFTSLILFFTFKTTREHYIETFSKDLRNLNLTMIKPVKQYLISTEYDGLRQYINEHGKHINIRLTVVDSTGFVLADSKSDPMLMENHMSRPEFQNALKGSNDATLRYSTTVHDEMLYVAIPIYESGNLLGIARVSMFLSDIEALTTRLSSDIMKIAVVILVLILIGILFFSRNLSKPLAQLSQASRKVALGDFDIKVFIKGRDEINELAVNFNHMTERLKALFDLVTSQKEEYQTVISSIQEGLIVTDTSGKILLSNTGFHNIVKTNNVNNNSIENIFLDEHVLELFRSVLKKKKPQTNEIRIYDNYYICSANYIALKNEIVLLFHDITSIKRLETMKKDFVVNVSHELRTPLTAIKGFVETLEDEANERDKHYIEIIKRHTDRLINIVQDLLNLSELEERQSQVMLSKVDLRTLLENLTKIFEYKLSEKNLKLIIHVDEAFPKIKIDPFKMEQVFVNLIDNAIKYTDVGFVKIRVYQKDERAIIEISDSGVGIPKEHHTRIFERFYTVDKSRSKKYGGTGLGLSIVKHIILLHNGEITVENNPDGGTRFVISIPIKLKIKPISS